One genomic segment of Rhizobium sp. ZPR4 includes these proteins:
- a CDS encoding MacB family efflux pump subunit translates to MRYFVLGNETVQALKGIDLVIEQGEFVALVGASGSGKSTLMNILGCLDEPTDGLYRLAGQDTSCIDRNGLAELRRRHFGFVFQRYHLLASMSALENAEVPAIYDGVSKPERRERARQLLGQLGLEDRLNHRPTEMSGGQQQRVSVARALMNGGEIILADEPTGALDSKSGAALMDLLKSLHSNGHTIILVTHDMSVAQNADRIIEINDGLIVSSQGKCARDRNAGRNAFNEAKKTGYVTGLLRRLSEASMIAMGSIVAHRLRSALTLFGIIVGIVAVITVVGLGEGGQRVVLDQINSLGVNSISVLPGTGWDDQNARMVDTLIPEDAAALAKQPYVNSVSPLAQDTGQLIFEDRIADGMINGVSNEYFTATRRPVSEGTFFTAREDNNIRQEAIIDHNARKAFFGDTKSPLGQILVVKGVPYVIVGAIGELSGALGHDKRPQVYIPYESMFSRISGSQRLSEVVVRLNENFDAEIAEQAIIAFLEKRHATRDFFTSNSEQLRQMFQTTTRTLSILISSIAGVALIIGGVGVMNIMLVSVTERTVEIGIRMAVGARASDIMMQFLIEALAITVLGGSVAVLLAVGLGVLASHISLPIPIVISVEAIVVGCSTAMVIGAVFGFFPARKAARLKPVEALAGS, encoded by the coding sequence GTGCGGTATTTCGTTTTGGGAAATGAGACCGTACAGGCGCTTAAGGGGATCGATCTTGTTATTGAGCAAGGGGAGTTCGTTGCGCTGGTCGGAGCTAGTGGTTCGGGAAAATCAACCCTTATGAATATTTTAGGGTGCCTCGACGAACCGACCGATGGTCTCTACCGCCTGGCAGGACAAGACACGTCATGCATCGATCGAAACGGGCTCGCGGAACTCAGGCGCAGGCACTTTGGTTTCGTATTTCAGCGATATCACCTTTTAGCCTCTATGAGCGCCTTGGAGAATGCAGAGGTTCCAGCGATTTATGATGGCGTCTCGAAGCCAGAGCGGCGCGAACGAGCTAGGCAGCTACTAGGTCAACTTGGCCTCGAAGATCGACTGAACCACCGCCCGACAGAAATGTCGGGAGGCCAGCAGCAGCGGGTCTCGGTTGCTCGTGCACTAATGAATGGTGGAGAAATTATCCTCGCGGACGAACCCACGGGCGCGCTCGATTCTAAAAGCGGCGCTGCCTTAATGGATTTGTTGAAAAGCCTTCACTCAAATGGCCACACAATCATTTTGGTCACGCACGATATGAGTGTTGCCCAAAACGCTGATCGTATTATTGAGATAAATGATGGGTTGATCGTTTCGAGCCAGGGGAAATGCGCTCGCGATCGAAACGCCGGAAGGAATGCTTTCAATGAGGCCAAGAAAACTGGTTATGTAACCGGCTTGCTTAGACGACTGTCCGAGGCCTCAATGATAGCCATGGGGTCCATCGTCGCGCACCGTCTGCGCAGTGCTCTCACGCTATTCGGCATCATTGTTGGAATTGTCGCAGTGATCACAGTCGTTGGTCTTGGTGAGGGTGGCCAGCGTGTAGTTTTAGATCAGATCAATAGCCTTGGCGTGAACTCCATCAGTGTTCTTCCCGGAACCGGCTGGGACGACCAAAATGCAAGAATGGTTGACACACTGATCCCCGAGGACGCCGCCGCCTTGGCGAAACAGCCTTACGTCAATAGCGTAAGCCCGTTGGCACAGGATACCGGACAACTCATATTCGAAGATCGAATTGCTGACGGGATGATCAATGGTGTGAGTAACGAGTATTTCACCGCTACGAGGCGTCCGGTATCGGAGGGGACCTTCTTCACGGCGCGTGAAGACAACAATATCCGTCAAGAAGCGATCATCGACCATAATGCCAGGAAAGCTTTTTTTGGCGATACGAAGAGCCCACTAGGACAGATCTTGGTGGTCAAAGGTGTGCCTTACGTTATCGTGGGAGCTATTGGAGAGTTAAGCGGAGCACTGGGGCATGACAAAAGGCCCCAGGTGTACATTCCTTACGAGAGTATGTTTTCTCGGATAAGCGGTTCGCAGCGGCTTTCCGAGGTCGTGGTGCGGCTAAATGAGAACTTCGATGCAGAAATCGCTGAACAAGCGATAATTGCATTTCTGGAAAAACGGCATGCCACTCGCGATTTCTTTACGTCAAATAGTGAGCAGCTTCGCCAGATGTTCCAAACGACGACGAGGACACTTTCGATACTCATAAGCTCGATTGCAGGGGTTGCGCTTATCATCGGAGGCGTAGGGGTTATGAACATCATGCTGGTTTCTGTGACGGAGCGTACCGTCGAAATCGGCATTAGAATGGCTGTCGGAGCTCGTGCCAGTGACATCATGATGCAGTTTCTGATCGAGGCCCTGGCGATCACCGTACTTGGGGGCAGTGTGGCTGTCCTTCTGGCCGTAGGTCTCGGGGTGCTTGCCAGCCACATTTCTCTCCCGATTCCTATCGTGATCTCGGTCGAGGCTATTGTCGTTGGCTGCAGCACGGCAATGGTGATCGGGGCAGTTTTCGGCTTCTTCCCAGCGAGGAAAGCTGCCCGTCTAAAACCGGTTGAGGCCTTAGCTGGTAGCTAG
- a CDS encoding LysR substrate-binding domain-containing protein gives MLATGGCPLHARTLAEADGLSLADVRMEVRDWTSAIALVREGVGVSVVPESTLPENRKGLRTARLDPSLCRRFGLTASPKRPLGGRQAS, from the coding sequence GTGCTCGCCACCGGCGGGTGCCCCCTCCATGCACGCACGCTCGCCGAAGCAGACGGCCTATCACTCGCGGATGTGCGAATGGAGGTGCGGGACTGGACCAGTGCGATCGCGCTGGTCAGGGAAGGTGTGGGCGTCAGCGTCGTGCCGGAATCGACCCTACCCGAGAACCGGAAAGGCCTGCGGACGGCACGGCTCGATCCGTCATTATGTCGCCGCTTTGGGTTGACAGCCTCTCCCAAGCGCCCGTTGGGCGGGCGGCAAGCCAGCTGA
- a CDS encoding Lrp/AsnC family transcriptional regulator, whose amino-acid sequence MSENSTADEIALDRTDRAILTLLQQDNKMSQRKIAELVNLSAPAVQRRIKRLEDTGVIQANVAIVDPAKVGQPIILFVQVAMESERTDLYEMAKRSFAAAVEVQQCYYVTGEADFMLVISVRSMSDYEALTRRLFFQNNNVKHFRTFVAMDRVKVGLSIPLG is encoded by the coding sequence ATGAGCGAAAATTCCACTGCAGATGAAATCGCACTGGATCGCACCGACAGGGCTATCCTCACTCTGTTGCAGCAGGATAACAAAATGTCCCAACGAAAGATTGCCGAGCTCGTCAATCTTTCCGCGCCAGCGGTGCAACGTAGGATCAAGCGCCTTGAGGACACGGGCGTCATCCAAGCGAACGTGGCGATCGTCGACCCAGCCAAAGTTGGACAGCCGATAATCCTGTTTGTGCAGGTAGCCATGGAGAGCGAACGAACCGATCTCTACGAGATGGCGAAGCGCTCGTTCGCCGCAGCTGTCGAAGTTCAACAGTGTTACTACGTCACAGGGGAGGCAGACTTCATGCTGGTGATTTCCGTGCGATCAATGAGCGATTACGAAGCGCTGACCCGTCGTCTCTTTTTCCAGAACAACAACGTCAAGCATTTCCGGACTTTCGTCGCGATGGATCGGGTTAAGGTTGGGCTATCAATCCCACTGGGTTGA
- a CDS encoding diaminopropionate ammonia-lyase, with product MLLLNENTDYRTKLEPADAETLSLAAAEEVERFLIHREGHKATPLVSLSHLAEKLGVASIHIKDEGHRLGLGSFKALGGSYAVIRLVLEHASRDFGREVDISEIHSPEVKAIARKLTVSCATDGNHGRSVAQGAQLVGANCVIFVHSGVSDERISAIARFGAEITRVDGNYDDSVAEASRVAARNGWQTVSDTSWPGYERIPGFVMQGYTALLREAVRQMPDRPTHVFVQSGVGGIAAAVAGYFTLLYGDDRPFFTVVDPSRAACLVESARAGKPVKIEHGKPTVMAMLECYEPSLVAWRILSRSADAFMTVEEEDAVGAMRLLANPGSGDPAVISGESGGVGLAALIKVSGNPDARSKLKLGKESRVFLINTEGATDPALYEQLVGASPEDVAARSKIEMSGAR from the coding sequence ATGCTCTTACTGAACGAGAACACGGATTACAGAACCAAGTTGGAACCTGCCGACGCGGAGACGCTGAGCCTCGCGGCGGCGGAGGAAGTTGAGCGCTTTCTTATTCACCGTGAAGGTCATAAGGCCACGCCTCTCGTTTCCTTGTCGCATCTCGCAGAAAAGCTCGGCGTGGCGTCTATCCATATCAAGGATGAGGGCCACCGCCTTGGCCTCGGTAGTTTCAAGGCGCTCGGAGGGTCATATGCCGTGATCCGTCTTGTGCTCGAGCACGCCTCACGGGACTTCGGGCGGGAAGTCGATATCTCGGAAATACACTCCCCCGAGGTCAAGGCGATCGCACGTAAGCTTACGGTGTCCTGCGCGACCGACGGAAATCACGGCCGCTCGGTTGCTCAAGGGGCGCAGCTTGTCGGCGCGAACTGTGTAATCTTCGTTCACTCCGGCGTCAGCGACGAGCGCATTTCGGCAATCGCGCGGTTCGGGGCCGAGATAACCCGCGTCGATGGCAACTACGACGACTCGGTCGCCGAAGCATCGCGCGTCGCAGCGCGGAATGGCTGGCAGACTGTTTCCGATACGTCCTGGCCAGGTTACGAACGTATCCCGGGCTTCGTCATGCAGGGCTATACCGCGCTCCTCAGGGAAGCCGTTCGACAGATGCCCGATCGCCCGACGCACGTGTTCGTGCAGTCTGGAGTTGGAGGGATCGCTGCGGCTGTCGCAGGCTATTTCACGCTTTTATACGGTGATGATCGTCCGTTCTTCACGGTAGTCGACCCTTCGCGTGCAGCTTGCCTCGTGGAAAGTGCGCGTGCAGGTAAGCCCGTCAAGATCGAACACGGCAAGCCGACGGTCATGGCAATGCTTGAATGCTACGAGCCGTCGCTTGTGGCTTGGCGTATCCTCTCTCGCAGTGCAGACGCGTTCATGACAGTCGAGGAGGAGGACGCAGTCGGCGCAATGCGTCTGCTTGCCAACCCGGGATCGGGTGACCCCGCGGTCATTTCCGGCGAAAGCGGAGGCGTCGGTCTCGCCGCCTTGATCAAGGTGTCCGGCAATCCCGACGCGCGATCCAAACTGAAGCTCGGGAAGGAAAGTCGGGTTTTTCTCATCAACACCGAGGGAGCGACAGATCCCGCACTTTACGAGCAGCTTGTCGGAGCTTCTCCCGAGGATGTTGCTGCACGCTCGAAAATTGAGATGTCAGGAGCACGCTGA
- a CDS encoding M20 aminoacylase family protein translates to MDDFQILKDEMTAWRRDLHQHPEFGFEEKRTSAFVAEKLREFGLEVAEGLGGTGVVGTLKRGTSIRSIALRADMDALRITEQNDIAYKSTNPGVMHACGHDGHTTMLLGAAKHLAATGGFDGTVRFIFQPAEEWGRGALSMLDDGLMDRFPFEEIYGIHNMPGVPVGVLMTKSGAMMSAEDNFEIILTGVGGHAARPHWGNEVLVAACALVTNLQTIVSRRVSPTDVAVVSVTELLTDGTRNALPGLARILGDSRSFKSEVSETIEKQMRIIAEATAAAYNVSAEVKYTREFVPLINDAELADEVFEAARTFLPSESVQTITEPFTGSEDFAHYLSRVPGCFLNLGNGEDSAPLHNPSYDFNDAGLTFGVQTHAAIVRRRLPEAVSS, encoded by the coding sequence ATGGATGATTTTCAGATTTTGAAAGACGAGATGACTGCATGGCGACGCGACCTCCATCAGCATCCCGAGTTTGGCTTCGAGGAGAAGCGCACCTCAGCCTTCGTCGCCGAAAAGCTTCGCGAATTCGGTCTAGAGGTTGCTGAGGGGCTGGGAGGCACCGGCGTTGTCGGAACTCTAAAGCGTGGAACAAGTATTCGTTCGATTGCACTACGCGCCGACATGGACGCTCTCCGCATCACAGAGCAGAACGATATCGCGTACAAGTCAACAAATCCTGGTGTGATGCACGCATGTGGCCATGATGGCCACACGACAATGTTGCTGGGAGCTGCAAAGCATCTGGCAGCGACTGGCGGTTTCGACGGCACTGTTCGCTTCATCTTCCAGCCGGCAGAGGAATGGGGTCGGGGTGCCTTGTCGATGCTCGACGACGGCTTGATGGATCGCTTCCCGTTTGAAGAAATTTACGGCATTCATAACATGCCTGGCGTTCCGGTCGGCGTTCTTATGACGAAGTCGGGCGCGATGATGTCTGCCGAGGACAACTTCGAGATCATTTTAACCGGCGTTGGCGGGCACGCTGCTCGGCCACATTGGGGCAACGAAGTTCTCGTGGCTGCCTGCGCCCTTGTGACCAACCTGCAGACCATTGTGTCGCGCAGGGTCAGTCCGACCGATGTTGCCGTTGTCTCTGTGACAGAACTCCTGACCGATGGCACGCGCAATGCGCTGCCCGGCCTGGCACGGATCCTCGGCGACTCTCGCAGCTTCAAATCTGAAGTAAGCGAGACCATCGAGAAGCAGATGCGCATCATCGCGGAAGCTACCGCTGCCGCCTATAACGTTTCGGCAGAAGTCAAGTATACGCGGGAATTTGTCCCGTTGATCAACGACGCGGAACTGGCCGATGAGGTCTTTGAGGCTGCCCGTACCTTCCTTCCCTCGGAGAGTGTGCAGACGATAACGGAGCCCTTCACCGGGTCGGAGGATTTTGCGCATTACCTCAGCCGTGTTCCTGGGTGCTTTCTCAACCTTGGCAATGGAGAGGACTCCGCACCGCTCCACAACCCGAGCTATGACTTCAATGATGCCGGTCTAACCTTTGGCGTCCAGACACATGCCGCCATCGTGCGGCGTCGTCTCCCGGAGGCAGTTTCCTCCTGA
- a CDS encoding branched-chain amino acid ABC transporter substrate-binding protein → MKKFLLAATMLAAISTPALADMTIGWGGPITGGSAAVGEQNLNGVKQAVEDINAAGGILGERLVLQVEDDAGDPKQAVSVANRLAAAGAQFVVGHQNSGASIPASDIYAENGMLQITPASTNPNLTERGLWNTFRTCGRDDQQGTVAGNYLTKNFAGKNVFLVHDKTPYGQGLVEEVKKTINAGGLTEIGFEGISVGEKDYSALIAKIKESKADVVYFGGVYTEAGLILRQLRDQGSKIAMIGGDAVFSTEFAAITGPAGDGTLITFGPDARKNPAAANVLKKFAAKKIDPEGFTLYGYAAVQVIKAGIEAAGKADPQAVADKLHTGMKIDTVIGPLSYNEKGDITRLDFVLYQLKNGKFEEQPSN, encoded by the coding sequence ATGAAGAAGTTTCTTTTGGCAGCAACCATGCTTGCCGCGATCAGCACGCCTGCACTTGCTGACATGACGATCGGCTGGGGTGGTCCGATTACGGGCGGGAGCGCCGCGGTTGGGGAGCAGAATCTCAACGGCGTCAAGCAAGCGGTCGAAGACATCAATGCTGCCGGCGGCATACTCGGTGAGAGACTCGTGCTTCAGGTCGAAGACGATGCGGGTGACCCCAAGCAGGCCGTTTCGGTGGCAAATCGCCTTGCAGCGGCAGGGGCCCAGTTCGTCGTCGGACATCAGAACTCCGGCGCTTCGATCCCGGCATCTGACATTTACGCCGAAAATGGCATGTTGCAGATTACTCCGGCCTCTACAAACCCAAATCTCACGGAGCGTGGTCTCTGGAACACGTTCCGCACGTGCGGCAGGGATGACCAGCAAGGTACCGTTGCAGGGAACTATCTGACGAAGAATTTTGCTGGAAAGAATGTTTTCCTGGTTCACGACAAGACCCCATACGGCCAAGGCTTGGTCGAGGAAGTCAAGAAGACGATCAATGCGGGCGGATTGACGGAAATAGGCTTCGAAGGCATTTCCGTCGGCGAAAAGGACTACTCCGCACTCATCGCCAAAATCAAGGAAAGCAAAGCGGATGTCGTTTACTTCGGAGGGGTGTATACAGAAGCGGGCCTGATCCTGCGCCAACTGCGCGATCAGGGCAGCAAGATCGCGATGATCGGGGGCGACGCTGTCTTCTCGACGGAATTTGCCGCGATCACTGGTCCGGCGGGTGACGGCACGCTGATTACTTTTGGTCCAGATGCCCGCAAGAATCCCGCAGCGGCCAACGTCCTGAAGAAGTTCGCTGCTAAAAAGATCGATCCGGAAGGGTTTACGCTCTACGGTTATGCAGCCGTTCAGGTCATCAAGGCGGGGATCGAGGCTGCCGGCAAGGCCGATCCGCAGGCAGTCGCGGACAAGCTCCATACAGGGATGAAAATCGACACGGTTATTGGCCCGCTTTCCTACAACGAGAAGGGCGATATCACCCGTCTCGACTTCGTCCTTTACCAGCTCAAGAACGGAAAGTTCGAAGAGCAACCGTCGAACTGA
- a CDS encoding branched-chain amino acid ABC transporter permease LivH (LivHMGF is the membrane component of the LIV-I/LS branched-chain amino acid transporter) gives MEYFIQQLFNGLTLGSIYGLVAIGYTMVYGIIGMINFAHGDIFMLGGFAALIVFLVLTSIFAGLPVAVLLLAMLVVAMLTTGLWNWTIERVAYRPLRGSFRLAPLITAIGMSIVVSNFIQVTQGPRNKPIPQLIGETYQIGGITVSLKQILILILTSVLLAAFWYIVNKTSLGRAQRATEQDRKMAALLGIDVDRTISVTFIMGAALAAVGGTMFLVYYGVASFTDGFVPGVKAFTAAVLGGIGSLPGAVLGGLLIGLIESLWSAYFSIAYKDVATFAILAFVLIFKPTGILGRPEVEKV, from the coding sequence TTGGAATATTTCATTCAACAGCTCTTTAACGGGCTGACCCTCGGCTCGATCTATGGGCTGGTCGCCATTGGGTACACGATGGTCTACGGCATCATTGGCATGATCAACTTTGCTCACGGGGACATCTTCATGTTGGGCGGCTTCGCTGCCTTGATCGTCTTCCTGGTGCTTACGTCGATCTTTGCGGGATTGCCTGTGGCAGTCCTCCTGCTCGCCATGCTGGTCGTCGCCATGCTCACCACTGGTCTTTGGAACTGGACGATCGAGCGCGTCGCTTATCGTCCACTTCGTGGCTCTTTCCGGTTGGCACCGCTGATAACCGCAATCGGTATGTCGATCGTTGTGTCGAACTTCATCCAGGTGACACAGGGTCCCAGAAACAAGCCCATTCCTCAGCTCATTGGCGAAACCTATCAGATCGGTGGCATAACTGTCTCGTTGAAGCAGATCCTGATCCTAATCCTGACTTCCGTACTGCTTGCTGCCTTTTGGTACATCGTCAACAAGACATCGCTTGGACGTGCCCAGCGCGCCACTGAGCAAGACCGCAAAATGGCAGCACTTCTCGGGATCGACGTGGACCGCACGATTTCTGTAACTTTCATCATGGGGGCCGCGCTCGCTGCTGTGGGCGGGACGATGTTCCTCGTCTATTACGGCGTCGCCTCATTTACGGACGGATTTGTTCCCGGCGTCAAAGCCTTCACAGCAGCTGTTCTAGGGGGAATTGGATCGCTGCCTGGCGCCGTTTTGGGAGGCTTGCTGATCGGTCTCATCGAATCCTTGTGGTCCGCCTACTTTTCAATTGCCTACAAAGATGTCGCTACCTTCGCGATTTTGGCTTTTGTCTTGATCTTCAAACCAACGGGCATACTCGGGCGCCCTGAAGTCGAGAAGGTGTAA